One stretch of Dethiosulfovibrio peptidovorans DNA includes these proteins:
- a CDS encoding flagellar basal body protein FliL — protein sequence MLKKILVILVVALVALVLGIGGGYFLGAHFGAEKETVTGISKDLEHPGPIVDFGDFVINLADKEPHLANFELALEASNTEAKMILTDGGWRSHIRNEVLLTVKDHIADDFRSAEGIMELSDNLKRRLNAILPTAEGRVVVRRVLFRKFVTQ from the coding sequence ATGCTCAAGAAAATATTGGTAATTCTGGTCGTGGCTTTGGTCGCCCTGGTCTTGGGTATCGGGGGAGGATATTTTCTGGGGGCTCATTTTGGTGCAGAGAAGGAGACCGTAACGGGAATATCCAAGGATCTGGAACATCCCGGTCCTATAGTTGATTTTGGCGATTTTGTCATTAACCTGGCTGACAAGGAGCCTCATCTGGCGAATTTTGAACTGGCCCTGGAGGCTTCTAACACGGAAGCCAAAATGATTTTGACCGACGGTGGTTGGAGAAGTCATATTCGTAATGAGGTGTTGCTGACGGTGAAGGATCATATCGCCGATGATTTTCGGAGCGCCGAGGGCATCATGGAGTTGAGCGATAACCTCAAACGTCGCCTCAACGCTATTCTACCGACGGCTGAGGGCAGAGTTGTCGTTCGAAGGGTTCTTTTCCGAAAGTTTGTTACTCAGTAG
- a CDS encoding flagellar motor switch protein FliN, whose product MIDDLLSQDEINALLDGPAEDNAVVPLTQPQLRALETLSEIFVGAMSSVVGMLAGREVLVSVDEIGEKPQSQIPESTEGDRQLVFTVYCDGFDDAPVVMVMSEVGVLMLADLMMGGEGKELPDEANELFVNAAQEGLSQVVGAAMTALSGTLKGRRVMPTDPGAEIVGESEWFPLFSLPTEEMVWTARMAVTIEALEPFPCVLVMPSSAAVAFADALLDVEVPQDQESPVPDAPAAARAEIPQQQVQTQPQFQSQAQPLSQVDVRPAQFSPLLAPQVGEQLPSNIGLIVDIPVRITVELGRTRKSVGEILSFAPGSVIELEKMAGEPVDVLVNGKPIAKGEVVVIDENFGVRVTEILNMGGKIQTISS is encoded by the coding sequence ATGATTGACGATTTACTCAGCCAAGACGAGATCAACGCGTTGTTGGATGGTCCTGCCGAGGACAACGCTGTTGTGCCTTTGACTCAACCCCAGCTTCGTGCCTTAGAGACCCTCAGCGAAATATTCGTGGGCGCTATGTCCAGCGTGGTGGGGATGCTGGCAGGACGTGAGGTGTTGGTCTCCGTGGACGAAATAGGCGAAAAACCTCAATCTCAAATTCCCGAGAGTACGGAGGGGGATCGCCAATTGGTGTTCACCGTATATTGTGATGGGTTTGACGATGCTCCTGTGGTTATGGTTATGTCCGAGGTCGGTGTGCTCATGCTGGCAGATCTCATGATGGGAGGTGAGGGGAAAGAACTTCCCGATGAGGCCAATGAGCTGTTCGTCAATGCGGCTCAGGAGGGACTGAGTCAGGTCGTAGGCGCTGCCATGACCGCTTTAAGCGGGACTTTGAAGGGGCGTCGAGTTATGCCCACTGACCCTGGAGCGGAGATTGTTGGAGAGAGTGAATGGTTCCCCCTCTTTTCATTGCCGACTGAGGAGATGGTGTGGACTGCCCGAATGGCCGTTACTATTGAAGCTTTGGAGCCGTTTCCCTGTGTTCTAGTGATGCCTTCTTCGGCGGCTGTAGCTTTTGCTGATGCTCTTTTGGACGTTGAGGTTCCTCAGGATCAGGAGTCCCCTGTCCCTGATGCCCCGGCGGCGGCTCGGGCTGAAATCCCTCAACAACAGGTACAGACTCAGCCTCAATTTCAGTCTCAAGCGCAGCCCTTATCTCAGGTTGATGTTCGTCCAGCTCAATTCTCCCCGCTTCTGGCTCCTCAGGTTGGAGAGCAGCTTCCGTCAAATATCGGCTTGATCGTCGATATTCCCGTTCGTATTACCGTTGAACTTGGTAGGACGAGAAAAAGTGTGGGAGAAATTCTGTCTTTTGCGCCCGGTTCCGTGATAGAATTAGAAAAAATGGCAGGAGAGCCTGTGGACGTTTTAGTCAACGGGAAACCCATTGCCAAGGGTGAAGTCGTGGTAATCGACGAGAACTTCGGTGTTCGAGTTACCGAGATCCTCAACATGGGTGGGAAGATCCAAACGATCAGCTCGTAA
- the fliI gene encoding flagellar protein export ATPase FliI, translating into MAAIDDDGFRPLWETLTSRIAQVDFVRINGRVSKVVGLVIESKGPDVRVGDLCDIRFRRGRHNLEAEVVGFRDDRVLLMPLGELRDIGPGCEVVSMGRPLGVNVGPGVLGRVLDGLGRPMDEKGPMGSSEFYPLYATPPHPLRRQTISDPLPVGVRAVDGVLTLGRGQRIGIFAGSGVGKSTLLGMMARNTEAEINVIGLVGERGREVREFIDRDLGPDGLKRSVLVVATSDQSPLVRLKAAFTATAVAEYFRDQGKDVLLMMDSVTRVAYAQREVGLAIGEPPATRGYTPSVFALLPRLLERAGAGTKGSITGIYTVLVEGDDMNEPVADSVRGILDGHIVLSRKIAAKNFYPCVDVLNSVSRVMPHIVDKAHMDGASRMREVLARYAEAEDLITIGAYQRGNNPRVDWALEYLDDVETFLKQDMGEPSSFDEAVQAVSSVAALPE; encoded by the coding sequence ATGGCAGCGATAGATGACGACGGTTTCCGTCCTCTGTGGGAAACACTCACCTCCCGGATTGCCCAGGTTGACTTTGTTCGGATCAATGGCAGGGTCAGTAAAGTCGTTGGCCTCGTCATCGAATCCAAAGGCCCGGATGTCCGAGTCGGAGACCTGTGCGATATACGCTTTCGCCGGGGACGCCATAACCTAGAGGCCGAAGTCGTTGGTTTTCGTGATGATCGTGTGCTGCTTATGCCCTTGGGAGAACTTCGGGACATCGGTCCCGGGTGTGAAGTCGTCTCAATGGGGCGGCCGCTGGGGGTCAACGTAGGTCCCGGTGTTCTGGGGCGTGTATTGGATGGGCTGGGGCGCCCCATGGACGAAAAAGGGCCTATGGGTTCCAGTGAGTTTTACCCTCTCTACGCTACGCCGCCTCATCCTCTCAGGAGGCAAACCATCTCTGATCCACTTCCCGTAGGGGTTCGGGCAGTCGATGGAGTCCTCACCCTGGGGCGGGGACAGCGAATAGGAATCTTCGCTGGATCGGGCGTTGGAAAAAGCACCTTGCTGGGTATGATGGCTCGAAACACTGAGGCAGAGATCAACGTCATTGGCCTCGTGGGAGAACGGGGCAGAGAAGTTCGAGAATTTATAGATCGCGATCTTGGCCCTGATGGACTCAAACGATCGGTTCTCGTCGTGGCCACATCGGATCAGTCTCCTCTTGTCAGACTCAAAGCTGCCTTCACTGCTACGGCTGTTGCCGAATACTTTCGAGATCAGGGGAAGGACGTTCTGCTCATGATGGATTCTGTTACCCGTGTGGCCTATGCACAGAGAGAGGTCGGGCTGGCCATCGGCGAACCACCGGCCACGAGAGGATATACGCCCTCAGTCTTTGCCCTTTTACCCAGGCTTCTGGAGAGAGCCGGAGCCGGAACCAAAGGCAGCATCACTGGCATCTACACCGTCCTCGTCGAGGGAGACGATATGAACGAGCCTGTAGCCGACTCGGTGCGGGGAATACTGGATGGGCACATCGTTCTCTCCCGAAAAATAGCGGCAAAGAACTTCTATCCCTGTGTGGATGTCCTCAACAGCGTGAGCCGTGTCATGCCCCACATCGTCGATAAAGCCCATATGGATGGAGCGAGCCGAATGAGAGAAGTCCTCGCCCGCTATGCCGAGGCCGAGGATCTCATCACCATCGGAGCTTACCAGCGAGGCAACAACCCTCGTGTTGACTGGGCACTTGAATATCTGGACGATGTGGAGACATTTCTCAAGCAGGATATGGGAGAGCCGTCGTCTTTTGACGAAGCCGTTCAGGCAGTTTCATCAGTGGCGGCACTGCCCGAGTGA
- a CDS encoding flagellar motor switch protein FliM, which translates to MTPDILSQNEIDSLLDVLSRGDVALEEITQASAEKNIKGYDFRRPDKFSKDQLRAIQMIHESFSRQLTTSLSTMVRSIVTCEVASVDQVAYDEFIRSMVQPTVMGVLEMYPLEGNAVVEMNPNLVFAIIDRLLGGKGELFGKPRDLTDIESTVIERVFMRMLELFEDSWSTVVDVRFRFESMESNPFFVQICPGTDMVLLVTLRLCVGDVEGMVSLCIPYFVMEPVMDKLSSQIWFASTGRNKDQDSKPYLEASINDVKVPISLELGDTVLSLSDIMGLQLGDVIRLDSLVDDPVQVRVGTQLKFFAKPGTLGGRYSVEVVEVVGDAVQGEEE; encoded by the coding sequence GTGACCCCTGATATTTTGTCACAAAACGAAATTGACTCTCTTCTTGATGTCCTTTCCAGAGGTGATGTGGCTCTTGAGGAGATAACCCAGGCATCGGCCGAGAAGAATATCAAGGGCTACGATTTTCGGCGGCCGGATAAGTTCAGCAAAGATCAGCTTCGGGCTATTCAGATGATTCACGAGTCTTTTAGCCGCCAATTGACCACCAGCCTTTCCACTATGGTTCGATCCATCGTGACCTGTGAAGTGGCTTCGGTAGATCAGGTAGCCTACGATGAGTTTATCCGGTCTATGGTTCAACCCACGGTTATGGGGGTTTTGGAGATGTACCCCCTAGAAGGAAATGCCGTCGTGGAGATGAATCCGAACTTGGTTTTTGCCATCATCGACAGGCTTTTGGGTGGCAAGGGTGAGCTCTTTGGCAAGCCCAGGGATCTCACCGATATAGAGTCTACCGTAATCGAGCGGGTATTCATGCGTATGCTGGAGCTCTTTGAGGATAGTTGGAGCACGGTGGTCGATGTCCGTTTTCGTTTTGAGAGCATGGAGAGTAATCCGTTTTTCGTGCAAATTTGTCCCGGAACGGATATGGTCCTCCTCGTCACCCTTCGTCTGTGTGTCGGCGATGTCGAGGGGATGGTCAGTCTCTGTATTCCCTATTTTGTTATGGAGCCTGTCATGGATAAATTGAGCTCCCAGATATGGTTTGCGTCCACTGGGCGGAACAAAGATCAGGACTCTAAACCATACCTTGAGGCTAGTATAAACGACGTTAAGGTCCCGATTAGTCTGGAACTGGGAGACACTGTTCTTTCCCTTAGTGATATCATGGGGCTTCAGCTTGGAGATGTGATCCGGCTTGATTCGCTTGTCGACGATCCTGTGCAAGTGCGAGTGGGCACTCAGCTTAAGTTTTTTGCGAAGCCGGGAACCTTGGGTGGGAGGTATTCCGTCGAAGTTGTCGAGGTCGTTGGTGATGCAGTGCAAGGTGAGGAGGAATAG
- a CDS encoding lytic transglycosylase, translating to MERISLLQRRLGGGPPAPIPSASFEAHLQDQSQKTGQIQTVTAQPLLPSEGEALSGIGSVIKSRLGQDIKNIKDLVGVIAQRYGVDEKLVRSVISVESAWRPDALSSKGARGLMQLMPGTARMLGVDPDDPVQNIEGGVKYLSMLSEKYKGNLEKILAAYNAGPSRVDQYDGIPPYRETENYVRKVLRLYQG from the coding sequence ATGGAGAGAATCTCCCTCCTGCAGCGACGGCTGGGAGGGGGACCTCCTGCGCCGATTCCCTCGGCATCCTTTGAGGCGCATCTTCAGGATCAAAGCCAAAAAACCGGACAAATTCAGACTGTTACAGCTCAGCCCCTCCTGCCCTCAGAAGGAGAGGCCCTTTCTGGCATTGGCAGCGTGATAAAAAGCAGACTGGGCCAGGATATCAAAAACATTAAAGACCTGGTTGGAGTTATCGCCCAGCGCTATGGTGTGGACGAAAAACTTGTTCGTTCGGTCATCTCTGTCGAATCGGCGTGGCGACCAGACGCACTCTCCTCAAAAGGAGCCAGGGGACTCATGCAGCTCATGCCCGGCACAGCAAGGATGCTGGGAGTTGATCCTGATGATCCCGTTCAGAACATAGAGGGAGGCGTTAAGTACCTCTCTATGTTGTCCGAAAAGTATAAAGGCAACCTTGAAAAAATCTTGGCCGCATATAACGCTGGTCCAAGTCGGGTTGACCAATACGATGGTATTCCTCCGTATCGCGAAACGGAGAACTACGTCCGCAAGGTTCTGCGGCTCTACCAGGGATAA
- a CDS encoding flagellar protein FlbD, whose translation MIEVTRLNNSIFILNSELIETVEATPDTVITLVNGHRYVVRESPREVIRLAALHRVTRNLPSSST comes from the coding sequence GTGATTGAGGTTACCAGACTGAACAACTCGATCTTTATCCTCAACTCGGAACTGATTGAGACGGTGGAGGCGACTCCCGATACGGTGATCACGCTGGTGAACGGTCATCGGTATGTTGTTCGGGAGTCGCCTCGGGAGGTCATACGGCTGGCGGCACTTCACAGGGTAACTCGAAATTTGCCGTCCTCTTCGACATAG
- a CDS encoding flagellar hook-basal body protein encodes MLRSLFTGVTGVKAHQVKLDVTGNNIANVNTTGFKKGITVFQDLLSQTVRGAMSPEGNRGGVNSLQVGLGVGVAAVENIHTQGPISYTGNRTDMAIQGDGYYVVTTGTQKLYTRAGNFVTDAKGNLVMSGTGYTLQGYKMSIDPDNPMVSVRDGDLSSVNIPMGTKLEAKKTSIVGYRCNLNKRAKEYLPMGMSSGNRTIFASLGGKSVAVSVDDSEDPTQHLSFDFEGGSAPLVFQMDGVDMESKRPRLSLAATPATFDLDGITYTAEYNGENGTMRVFTDYGTPDQAEAWRVNLFEMMDYQYLEVKDTSVSPAVTYNALIEFDDDPATGERIMHAWYYDPAGGNMAHTRLQRGGADANIPMNTDGTFFLPTSVPADPADRYTLVIGTQTLDILTNADGKSIRFDNDGDPVGSVVQRTESIHKAKSTVYDSQGGAHTLETSWEKLDRNRWRWRVWTPTEEISITPSTGILSFDADGKISGSPSEVDLQMGFGVLGVENQQVTLDFSGKSFNKEEIEGVTQYESEFTTKPYYQDGYGMGVLNDFSVGKDGTVMGIYDNGQNKPLYRLALAMFTNPQGLLKVGDTCFDKSANSGEPRINVAYSDGAGSIAGGSLEMSNVDLTEEFTQLMIGQRGFQANARVITTSDTVLEELLNLKR; translated from the coding sequence ATGCTGCGCTCTTTGTTTACTGGTGTCACCGGTGTGAAGGCTCACCAGGTCAAGTTGGATGTCACGGGCAACAACATCGCTAATGTCAACACTACGGGTTTTAAGAAAGGAATTACTGTCTTTCAGGATCTGCTCTCCCAGACCGTTCGGGGAGCTATGTCTCCTGAAGGCAATCGGGGTGGTGTCAACTCTCTTCAAGTCGGCCTTGGAGTTGGCGTGGCTGCTGTGGAGAACATACACACTCAAGGCCCCATCTCCTATACAGGGAACCGAACCGATATGGCCATCCAGGGTGATGGGTACTACGTGGTGACTACTGGCACTCAGAAGCTTTACACCCGAGCGGGGAACTTCGTCACTGACGCCAAAGGGAATCTGGTAATGTCGGGTACGGGATATACCCTTCAGGGATATAAGATGTCTATCGACCCCGACAATCCCATGGTCTCCGTCAGAGATGGGGATCTCTCGTCGGTGAATATCCCGATGGGGACCAAGCTTGAGGCTAAAAAAACCTCCATCGTGGGGTATCGGTGTAACTTGAACAAGAGGGCTAAGGAATACCTTCCTATGGGTATGTCCTCGGGCAATCGTACGATTTTCGCATCCTTAGGAGGCAAGAGCGTGGCGGTGAGTGTCGATGACTCTGAGGATCCGACACAACATCTCTCTTTCGATTTTGAGGGCGGATCGGCTCCTCTAGTGTTCCAGATGGACGGGGTTGATATGGAGAGCAAACGTCCTCGTTTGAGCTTGGCAGCGACTCCCGCGACTTTCGACTTGGATGGCATTACCTACACTGCCGAATATAACGGGGAAAATGGTACTATGAGGGTCTTCACCGATTATGGTACGCCTGATCAGGCAGAGGCGTGGAGAGTCAATCTTTTTGAAATGATGGATTATCAGTATTTAGAGGTTAAGGATACCTCGGTGAGTCCGGCGGTGACGTACAATGCCTTGATCGAATTTGACGACGATCCGGCTACGGGTGAGCGAATTATGCATGCGTGGTACTATGATCCTGCAGGGGGGAACATGGCCCATACTCGTTTGCAAAGAGGGGGCGCCGATGCGAATATTCCTATGAATACTGATGGTACTTTCTTTTTGCCTACGTCTGTGCCTGCTGATCCTGCGGATCGCTATACTCTGGTCATTGGGACCCAGACGTTGGATATTCTCACCAATGCTGATGGTAAGTCCATACGGTTTGACAACGACGGTGACCCCGTTGGCTCGGTCGTCCAGCGGACGGAGAGCATTCACAAAGCTAAGAGTACGGTGTACGATAGTCAGGGTGGTGCTCACACATTGGAGACAAGTTGGGAAAAGCTTGATCGAAATCGGTGGAGATGGCGGGTCTGGACCCCTACTGAGGAGATATCCATCACTCCGTCCACGGGAATTCTCTCCTTCGATGCTGATGGTAAGATCAGCGGTTCTCCTTCTGAGGTGGATCTGCAGATGGGCTTTGGAGTGCTGGGGGTAGAGAATCAGCAGGTGACTTTGGATTTCTCTGGTAAAAGCTTTAATAAGGAAGAAATTGAGGGAGTGACCCAGTATGAGTCGGAATTCACCACCAAACCGTACTACCAAGATGGGTATGGTATGGGAGTGTTGAACGATTTTTCTGTGGGTAAGGACGGCACAGTCATGGGTATCTACGACAACGGTCAGAACAAGCCCCTTTATCGCTTGGCTCTTGCCATGTTCACTAACCCTCAGGGGTTATTGAAGGTTGGAGATACCTGTTTTGACAAGTCGGCTAACTCGGGGGAGCCTCGGATCAATGTCGCTTATTCGGACGGTGCTGGTTCCATCGCTGGAGGGTCTTTGGAGATGAGCAATGTGGACCTCACAGAGGAGTTTACTCAGCTCATGATCGGTCAGAGGGGGTTCCAGGCCAATGCTCGTGTGATTACTACCAGCGATACGGTTCTGGAGGAGCTTCTGAACCTCAAGCGGTAA
- a CDS encoding two-component system response regulator: MATVLIVDDAAFMRMMLKDILTKNGFEVVGEAENGQVAVSMYKETTPDIVTMDITMPEMNGIEAVKAIKSVNPDCRVVMVSAMGQQSMVIEAIQAGAKDFIVKPFQPDRVVDALNKVLG, from the coding sequence ATGGCGACGGTTCTTATCGTTGATGACGCAGCTTTTATGAGGATGATGTTGAAGGATATCCTCACCAAGAACGGTTTTGAGGTTGTCGGAGAGGCAGAAAACGGTCAGGTAGCTGTGTCCATGTATAAGGAAACGACTCCCGACATCGTGACTATGGATATAACCATGCCCGAGATGAATGGAATTGAGGCGGTGAAGGCCATCAAGTCCGTCAATCCGGATTGTCGGGTGGTTATGGTAAGTGCCATGGGTCAGCAGTCTATGGTAATTGAGGCTATCCAGGCAGGGGCGAAGGATTTCATAGTGAAGCCTTTCCAGCCGGATAGGGTTGTTGATGCTCTCAATAAGGTTCTGGGGTGA
- a CDS encoding flagellar motor protein MotB translates to MGRDRRKKEEKGGAGWMATYGDMVTLLLTFFVLLFAFSSIDVEKFKKMMVSFQGALGVLDGGKALQEDPLPYGGQSGYDAGEERRQTQSTFHVDRELRSFLKEQKMEKDVTVTVDQRGVTVSLSDQLLFPLGGVEIRPEGKRLLSKLGGFLRSRVPALAVEGHTDNRPLRGGPYQDNWGLSSVRAAFVASYLANHVGIAPSVLQAVGYGPYRPVVPNDSEEHQALNRRVDLVILSKYPKQ, encoded by the coding sequence GTGGGGCGGGATCGACGAAAAAAAGAAGAAAAGGGCGGCGCTGGCTGGATGGCTACCTATGGAGATATGGTGACCCTTCTTCTTACATTTTTTGTCCTTCTGTTTGCGTTTTCCTCTATCGACGTGGAGAAGTTTAAGAAGATGATGGTCTCCTTTCAAGGTGCCTTAGGGGTTTTGGATGGGGGAAAAGCCCTTCAGGAGGATCCCTTGCCGTACGGTGGTCAGTCGGGGTACGATGCCGGGGAGGAGCGCCGTCAGACTCAGTCGACGTTCCATGTTGACAGAGAGCTTCGCTCTTTTCTCAAGGAGCAAAAAATGGAAAAAGATGTCACTGTAACGGTCGATCAGCGGGGAGTGACGGTATCCCTTTCGGATCAGTTGCTTTTCCCTCTTGGAGGGGTAGAGATTCGTCCCGAGGGGAAACGCCTTCTCTCAAAGCTGGGTGGTTTTCTTCGGAGTCGGGTTCCCGCCCTCGCCGTTGAAGGACATACGGATAACCGGCCTCTCCGTGGCGGTCCATACCAGGACAATTGGGGTCTTTCGTCGGTGCGAGCGGCTTTTGTTGCTTCCTATCTGGCGAACCACGTTGGGATAGCACCGTCGGTGCTTCAGGCGGTGGGGTATGGCCCCTATCGACCGGTGGTTCCAAACGATAGCGAAGAACATCAAGCCTTGAATCGCCGGGTGGATTTGGTTATTCTGTCTAAGTATCCCAAGCAGTGA
- a CDS encoding motility protein A (Homolog of MotA, appears to be involved in motility on surfaces and under different ionic conditions. With MotS (a MotB homolog) forms the ion channels that couple flagellar rotation to proton/sodium motive force across the membrane and forms the stator elements of the rotary flagellar machine.): protein MDLASVIGISLALILVVGGIVTGGEPGAFINLPSMLITVGGTLGAVIMANPMERIKKLGKVLKIVFFSQSPDMVSLVQTIVSFAEKARREGLLALEADAGELDDEFLSKSIQLVVDGTDPELVKAILDTEISVLEERHQSNKGMFDTMGELFPAFGMLGTLIGLIAMLRNLDDPDSLGPGMAVALITTFYGSFMANVIALPVSAKLAARSSQETVVRELMVEGVLSIQAGENPRIVEEKLKVFLPPDQRKELDERNGSEKGEE from the coding sequence GTGGATCTGGCAAGTGTTATCGGAATCTCTCTAGCGTTAATATTGGTAGTCGGGGGGATCGTGACCGGCGGAGAACCAGGGGCCTTCATTAATTTACCGTCTATGCTCATTACTGTCGGGGGAACTCTGGGGGCGGTAATCATGGCAAACCCCATGGAGCGTATCAAAAAGCTGGGTAAGGTATTGAAAATCGTTTTTTTTTCCCAGTCTCCCGATATGGTGTCTCTGGTACAGACGATCGTCAGCTTTGCCGAGAAAGCTCGGCGTGAAGGGTTGTTAGCCCTTGAGGCCGATGCTGGTGAGCTGGACGACGAGTTTTTGAGCAAGTCGATTCAGTTGGTAGTTGACGGTACCGATCCCGAGTTGGTCAAGGCGATCCTGGATACCGAGATCAGCGTCTTGGAAGAGCGCCACCAGTCCAACAAGGGGATGTTCGACACGATGGGTGAGCTGTTCCCAGCCTTCGGTATGTTGGGAACTCTGATTGGGCTTATCGCCATGCTTCGAAATTTGGACGATCCGGACTCTTTGGGGCCAGGTATGGCTGTAGCTCTGATTACCACGTTTTATGGGTCGTTTATGGCCAACGTTATTGCTTTGCCGGTATCTGCGAAACTGGCAGCTCGTTCATCCCAGGAGACTGTCGTTCGAGAGCTCATGGTGGAGGGAGTTTTGTCCATTCAGGCAGGGGAGAACCCCCGAATAGTGGAGGAAAAACTCAAGGTTTTCCTGCCGCCGGATCAGCGTAAAGAGCTGGATGAGCGTAACGGGTCGGAGAAGGGCGAGGAATAG